A genome region from Thiohalophilus sp. includes the following:
- a CDS encoding alanine/glycine:cation symporter family protein: protein MLARLTEWTGIVSGYAWGIPSIVLLVGTGLYLTIRLRFVQIRGFKHSWGIIRGKYDKPVDPGEVTHFQALSTALSATVGTGNIAGVATAIAFGGPGAVFWMWITALVGMATKFASCSLALKFRRFHPDGTVSGGPMYTLLYGLNFKTLAVLFAAFTLIASFGIGNMVQANSVVDGLAYVFPGIIDYRLGIGVIIAILVGLVIIGGIKRIARVTSRIVPFMAVFYCGAALLVLFLHLDKIPAAFATIFNLALNPWAAGGGAIGAAIQYGVARGVFSNEAGLGSAPMAHAAARTSEPAREGLVAMMGPFIDTIVICTMTALVIVIMGAWGDARPDGLEGAALSAYAFEQGLGTIGSWVVGIGLVFFAYSTMIAWSYYGDRSAEFLFGERAILPYRIVFTVLVVVGAYVPLQLVWNFADIANILMAAPNLISLILLAGLAKKLSDDYFSRMPG from the coding sequence CTGTTGGCCCGATTGACCGAGTGGACCGGCATCGTGTCGGGATATGCCTGGGGCATTCCCTCGATCGTCCTGCTGGTGGGCACCGGCCTCTATCTGACGATTCGACTGCGTTTTGTACAAATCCGCGGCTTCAAACACTCTTGGGGCATCATTCGCGGCAAATACGACAAACCGGTGGATCCCGGCGAGGTCACCCACTTTCAGGCGCTGTCCACCGCCCTGTCGGCGACCGTCGGGACTGGCAATATCGCCGGGGTGGCCACCGCCATTGCCTTCGGCGGCCCCGGCGCGGTGTTCTGGATGTGGATCACCGCGCTGGTGGGCATGGCGACCAAATTTGCCTCCTGCTCGCTGGCGCTCAAGTTTCGCCGTTTTCACCCCGACGGCACGGTCTCCGGCGGGCCAATGTATACCCTGCTGTACGGCCTGAACTTCAAAACCCTGGCGGTCCTGTTTGCTGCCTTCACCCTGATCGCCTCGTTCGGCATCGGCAACATGGTGCAGGCCAATTCGGTGGTGGACGGGCTGGCCTATGTCTTTCCCGGGATCATCGACTACCGGCTCGGGATCGGCGTCATCATCGCCATTCTGGTCGGCCTGGTGATCATCGGCGGAATCAAACGCATCGCCCGCGTCACTTCGCGTATCGTGCCGTTTATGGCCGTTTTCTATTGCGGTGCGGCCTTGCTGGTGCTGTTTTTGCACCTCGATAAAATTCCCGCGGCCTTTGCCACCATCTTCAATCTGGCGTTGAATCCCTGGGCCGCCGGCGGCGGTGCCATCGGCGCGGCCATTCAGTACGGGGTGGCACGCGGTGTCTTCTCCAACGAGGCGGGGCTGGGCTCCGCCCCCATGGCCCATGCCGCGGCACGCACCAGTGAGCCGGCCCGCGAGGGACTGGTGGCAATGATGGGGCCGTTTATCGATACCATTGTCATCTGCACCATGACCGCGCTGGTGATCGTGATCATGGGCGCCTGGGGCGATGCCCGTCCCGACGGGCTGGAAGGCGCCGCCCTGTCGGCCTACGCCTTCGAACAGGGGCTGGGCACGATCGGCAGCTGGGTGGTCGGCATCGGGCTGGTCTTTTTCGCCTATTCGACCATGATCGCCTGGTCCTATTACGGCGATCGCAGCGCCGAGTTCCTGTTTGGTGAACGGGCGATACTGCCCTATCGTATTGTATTTACCGTGCTGGTGGTGGTCGGTGCCTATGTGCCGCTGCAACTGGTCTGGAACTTTGCCGATATCGCCAATATTCTGATGGCCGCGCCCAATCTGATCAGTCTGATCCTGCTGGCCGGGCTGGCGAAAAAACTGTCCGACGATTATTTCAGTCGCATGCCGGGCTGA
- a CDS encoding LPP20 family lipoprotein → MNKLQLLKQGLLLSLVVGLAACGGKTQVESDLGIRDAPDWVNEGTQYLNDRDGRLFHGVGHAPPMGDNALQLSTADNRARAEVARILSSYMDVVSRDYSDHAASAGRSVNRQTVSRQIDNLTKVNLTGVKIIGRWKDEESGDVWSIAELDMEQMQDTLEKVNNMNADLKRYISDQGGNIFDNLAQEN, encoded by the coding sequence ATGAACAAATTGCAGCTCCTGAAACAGGGATTGCTCCTCAGCCTCGTCGTGGGGCTGGCGGCCTGCGGCGGCAAGACCCAGGTGGAAAGCGATCTGGGCATACGCGACGCCCCCGACTGGGTCAACGAAGGCACCCAGTATCTGAATGATCGTGACGGGCGTCTGTTTCACGGAGTCGGTCACGCCCCGCCGATGGGTGACAACGCCCTGCAACTGTCCACCGCCGACAACCGGGCCCGGGCCGAGGTGGCGCGGATCCTCAGCTCTTACATGGATGTGGTCAGCCGCGATTACAGCGATCACGCCGCCAGTGCCGGCCGCTCGGTAAACCGGCAAACCGTCTCGCGGCAAATCGATAACCTGACCAAAGTGAACCTCACCGGCGTAAAAATCATCGGCCGCTGGAAAGATGAAGAAAGCGGCGATGTCTGGTCCATTGCCGAACTGGATATGGAACAGATGCAGGACACGCTGGAGAAGGTCAATAACATGAACGCCGATCTGAAACGCTATATCAGCGATCAGGGCGGTAATATTTTCGATAATCTGGCGCAGGAGAACTGA
- a CDS encoding penicillin-binding protein activator LpoB has translation MPYRTIRTLSLLLAGMTLVAGLTGCGTRVERLEADEVRDLSGAWNDTDSRLVSEEMISDMLARPWVDDFKRRTGKQPVVIVGSVRNLSHEHINTNTFVNDIQRELTNSGRVTFVASRDERQDIRDERLDQDIHASAETRKAMGQEYGADYMLSGQINTIIDMEGRTQVRYYQVDLTLISLTDNRKVWVGQKKIKKEVVNSKLRF, from the coding sequence ATGCCGTATCGCACGATTCGAACCCTTTCACTTTTACTTGCCGGTATGACACTGGTGGCGGGATTGACCGGTTGCGGCACCAGAGTCGAGCGACTGGAAGCAGACGAGGTGCGCGATCTCAGCGGCGCCTGGAACGACACCGACTCACGTCTGGTCTCCGAAGAAATGATCAGCGACATGTTGGCGCGCCCCTGGGTGGATGATTTCAAACGCCGCACCGGCAAACAGCCGGTAGTCATCGTCGGCAGCGTGCGTAACCTGAGCCACGAACACATCAACACCAATACCTTCGTCAATGACATCCAGCGTGAGCTGACCAACTCGGGACGCGTGACGTTCGTCGCCTCGCGCGATGAACGTCAGGATATCCGCGACGAACGCCTGGATCAGGATATTCACGCCAGCGCCGAAACCCGCAAGGCCATGGGTCAGGAATACGGTGCCGATTACATGCTCAGCGGCCAGATCAATACTATCATCGACATGGAAGGCCGCACCCAGGTGCGTTATTACCAGGTGGATCTCACCCTGATCAGTCTGACGGACAACCGCAAGGTCTGGGTCGGTCAAAAGAAGATCAAAAAAGAGGTCGTCAACAGCAAACTGCGGTTTTAA
- a CDS encoding LPP20 family lipoprotein, producing the protein MHNPARVIYPFILTILLAVLGGCASPDADSGKPAWISGNSPAWPAEQYLIGRGEADHAAVARDRARADLAKVFEVSISEQSQDITEYSRTTGSGKQTRASLESAVSRQISTRTDQTLSHIEIAEIWQDPDTGHHYALAVLDRLRAGQQLREEIQHLDSLTAGAIDAARQQDNILRQLGEANRAVETLLQRRALQRQLQVIDPAGVGVRNRYDLGQLLQDRHELAQRIRIQPRIRQDSSGQLAVLIDGALAEAGFSQVSDNANFRLDAYLDLSTFPEQNWHWIHGTLQIVLTSLSDDTVQGSHRWEVKQAASRPLLARQRALDNLNERLNRELRNIIIGFADTQ; encoded by the coding sequence ATGCATAACCCTGCCCGTGTGATTTATCCTTTTATCCTCACAATACTGCTCGCTGTGCTCGGCGGGTGTGCCTCGCCGGATGCGGACTCGGGCAAGCCGGCATGGATCAGCGGCAACAGCCCGGCCTGGCCCGCCGAACAGTATCTGATCGGTCGCGGTGAAGCCGATCACGCCGCCGTCGCCCGGGATCGGGCCCGGGCCGATCTGGCCAAGGTATTTGAAGTCAGCATCAGCGAACAGAGCCAGGATATTACCGAGTACAGCCGCACCACGGGCAGCGGCAAGCAGACCCGGGCCAGCCTGGAATCCGCCGTCTCACGCCAGATCAGCACCCGGACCGATCAGACCCTGTCGCATATCGAAATCGCTGAGATCTGGCAGGATCCCGACACCGGCCATCATTATGCCCTCGCCGTGCTGGATCGACTCAGGGCGGGGCAACAGTTACGCGAAGAGATCCAGCATCTGGACAGCCTGACGGCCGGCGCCATCGACGCAGCCCGCCAGCAAGACAATATTCTGCGCCAACTGGGCGAGGCCAACCGGGCGGTGGAGACCCTGTTGCAACGTCGTGCCCTGCAGCGGCAATTACAGGTCATCGATCCGGCCGGTGTCGGGGTGCGTAACCGCTATGATCTCGGCCAGCTGCTGCAGGATCGCCACGAACTGGCCCAGCGCATCCGCATCCAGCCCCGTATCCGGCAAGATTCCAGCGGACAATTAGCGGTTCTCATTGACGGGGCCCTGGCCGAAGCCGGTTTCAGTCAGGTCAGTGACAATGCCAACTTCCGACTCGATGCCTATCTTGACCTGTCGACGTTTCCCGAGCAGAACTGGCACTGGATTCATGGCACCTTGCAGATCGTCTTGACCTCGCTGAGTGATGACACCGTGCAGGGCAGCCATCGCTGGGAAGTCAAGCAAGCCGCCAGTCGTCCCTTGCTGGCCCGTCAACGGGCACTGGACAACCTCAATGAACGACTCAACCGTGAGTTGCGCAACATTATCATCGGCTTTGCCGACACCCAATAA
- the nadC gene encoding carboxylating nicotinate-nucleotide diphosphorylase — translation MPFAVSLQLIQQQVEQALTEDIGSGDVTAALLPEDKPINATVISRQNAVIAGCDWFEEVFRQLDPSVGIRWQCADGDRIEEDQIICELQGPVRPVVTGERTALNFLQTLSGTATTTRRYVDRITGTGAQVLDTRKTLPGLRLAQKYAVSCGGGSNHRIGLYDMVLIKENHITAAGSILDAVKTARRLSPKLEVEVEIENLKQLDQALQAGVERILLDNMSLRTLKQAVTLNSGRARLEASGGITFDNIREVAETGVDFISVGALTKDVQAVDLSMRIKEN, via the coding sequence ATGCCCTTTGCTGTCTCTTTGCAACTGATTCAACAACAGGTCGAACAGGCCCTGACCGAGGATATCGGCAGCGGTGATGTCACGGCGGCGTTGTTGCCCGAGGATAAACCGATCAATGCAACCGTGATCAGTCGACAGAATGCCGTGATCGCCGGCTGTGACTGGTTCGAGGAGGTCTTTCGGCAGCTCGACCCCTCTGTCGGGATCCGCTGGCAGTGTGCCGACGGTGACCGTATTGAAGAGGATCAGATAATTTGCGAATTACAGGGGCCGGTGCGCCCGGTGGTCACCGGCGAGCGAACCGCGCTCAACTTTTTACAAACCCTCTCCGGCACCGCCACCACTACCCGCCGTTATGTGGACCGCATTACCGGGACCGGCGCGCAGGTGCTCGATACCCGTAAAACCCTGCCGGGACTGCGCCTGGCACAAAAATACGCAGTCAGTTGCGGTGGCGGCAGCAACCATCGCATCGGGCTGTATGACATGGTGTTGATCAAGGAGAACCACATTACCGCCGCCGGCTCCATACTCGACGCGGTGAAAACCGCCCGGCGCCTGTCACCGAAACTTGAGGTCGAAGTGGAAATCGAAAACCTAAAACAGCTCGACCAGGCACTGCAGGCCGGTGTCGAGCGCATCCTGCTCGACAACATGAGTCTCAGGACACTCAAACAGGCCGTCACGCTCAATAGCGGCCGGGCCAGACTGGAAGCTTCCGGTGGTATCACCTTTGACAATATTCGCGAGGTTGCTGAAACCGGCGTCGATTTCATCTCCGTCGGCGCCCTGACCAAGGATGTTCAGGCCGTGGATCTGTCGATGCGAATCAAAGAAAATTAG
- a CDS encoding ATP-binding cassette domain-containing protein, producing the protein MLNFSHLSLRRGKHELLHDVTCTVQAGQKVGITGANGVGKSSLFALILNELQPDAGEFSLPPNTVIAHVAQEMPATDKSALEYVIDGDTRLREIEQQIRDAEQQNRGEQLARLHSELEHIDGYSAASRAGKLMHGLGFSAEQESVPVREFSGGWRMRLNLAQALMCRSDLLLLDEPTNHLDLEAVVWLEEWLRAYPGTLLLISHDRDFLDRVTTHIAHIEQQRMTLYTGNYSAFEVLRAQHLANQQSAYEKQQREIAHIQKFIDRFRVQANKARQAQSRIKALERMEVISQAHVDSPFHFRFYNPDQLPNPLLQLDEVDIGYAQEPVLNQVKLTIAPGDRIGLLGYNGAGKSTLIKSLAGELKPLGGDTTPAKGLEVGYFAQHQLEQLDPQASPLLHLQRIDPKASEQALRNYLGGFGFGNEMALSPVAPFSGGEKSRLVLAMLVYQKPNLLLLDEPTNHLDLEMRHALTLALQEFDGAMVVVSHDRYLLRSVADTLLLVADGKVSSFDGDLDDYRQWVQEQEKAFAANSRGKTAPGLNKKQQRQQAAEQRRQIQPLRNKIKKLEQRLDILAKRQEELHVELADNSLYEEQNKAELQELLAKQADLQQQQQATEAEWLEVTEQIEAFEPL; encoded by the coding sequence ATGCTGAACTTCTCCCATCTTTCCCTGCGCCGCGGCAAGCACGAGCTGTTGCACGATGTCACCTGCACCGTACAGGCGGGCCAGAAAGTGGGCATTACCGGCGCCAACGGCGTCGGCAAGTCCAGCCTGTTCGCGCTGATTTTAAACGAGTTGCAGCCGGATGCCGGCGAATTCTCCCTGCCGCCGAACACGGTCATCGCCCATGTCGCCCAGGAGATGCCGGCGACGGACAAAAGCGCGCTGGAGTATGTCATCGACGGCGATACCCGTCTGCGCGAGATCGAACAGCAGATCCGCGACGCCGAACAGCAGAACCGCGGCGAACAACTGGCCCGGTTGCACAGTGAACTGGAACATATCGACGGCTACAGCGCCGCCAGTCGTGCCGGCAAGTTAATGCACGGGCTGGGTTTTTCCGCCGAACAGGAATCGGTGCCGGTGCGCGAATTTTCCGGCGGCTGGCGCATGCGCCTGAACCTGGCCCAGGCGCTGATGTGCCGCTCGGATCTGTTGTTGCTCGATGAGCCGACCAACCATCTGGATCTGGAAGCCGTGGTCTGGCTGGAAGAGTGGTTGCGTGCCTATCCCGGCACGTTGTTGCTGATCTCCCACGATCGCGATTTTCTGGATCGGGTGACCACCCACATCGCGCATATCGAGCAACAGAGAATGACGCTGTATACGGGCAACTACTCCGCTTTTGAAGTCCTGCGCGCGCAGCACCTGGCCAACCAGCAATCGGCGTATGAAAAACAGCAACGCGAAATCGCCCATATCCAGAAATTTATCGATCGCTTCCGGGTGCAGGCCAACAAGGCGCGCCAGGCGCAAAGCCGGATCAAGGCGCTGGAGCGCATGGAGGTGATCAGCCAGGCGCACGTCGACTCGCCTTTTCATTTCCGGTTCTACAATCCCGACCAGTTACCCAACCCGTTATTGCAACTGGATGAAGTCGATATCGGTTATGCACAGGAACCGGTACTGAACCAGGTTAAGCTGACCATCGCCCCGGGGGATCGCATCGGCTTGCTGGGTTACAACGGGGCCGGCAAGTCGACCCTGATCAAGTCACTGGCCGGGGAATTGAAGCCGCTTGGCGGTGACACGACACCCGCCAAAGGACTGGAGGTGGGTTATTTTGCCCAGCATCAGCTGGAGCAACTGGATCCGCAGGCCAGCCCCTTGCTGCATTTGCAACGGATCGATCCGAAGGCGAGTGAACAGGCCCTGCGCAATTATCTGGGCGGTTTCGGCTTTGGCAACGAGATGGCCCTGTCGCCGGTGGCGCCGTTCTCCGGCGGGGAAAAATCGCGCCTGGTGCTGGCCATGCTGGTTTATCAAAAACCCAATTTGTTATTACTCGACGAGCCCACCAACCACCTGGATCTGGAAATGCGTCATGCCCTGACCCTGGCGTTGCAGGAATTCGACGGCGCCATGGTGGTGGTCTCGCATGATCGCTATCTGCTGCGCAGTGTCGCCGATACCCTGCTGCTGGTCGCTGATGGCAAGGTGTCATCCTTTGACGGCGATCTGGACGATTATCGCCAGTGGGTACAGGAACAGGAAAAAGCCTTCGCGGCGAATTCCCGCGGCAAAACCGCGCCCGGGCTTAACAAAAAACAACAACGCCAGCAGGCCGCGGAACAACGTCGCCAGATACAGCCGCTACGTAACAAAATCAAGAAACTCGAGCAGCGGCTGGATATCCTGGCCAAACGTCAGGAAGAATTACATGTCGAGCTGGCTGATAACAGCCTGTATGAAGAGCAAAATAAAGCCGAACTGCAGGAACTGCTCGCCAAACAGGCCGATCTGCAACAGCAACAACAGGCCACCGAGGCCGAGTGGCTGGAAGTCACCGAACAAATTGAGGCGTTCGAGCCGCTATAA
- a CDS encoding dihydrolipoyl dehydrogenase encodes MAEHYRLIILGAGTAGLVAWKEASRHTDQLLLIDPGPLGTTCARVGCMPSKVLLQVAREFHTGRRLAERGLTRDTPPVPDGAAVMQYVRRLRDRFTRGPINLVEKLGERYIEGQPRFIAPDTLEVDGRQLSADTIIVATGTRPVAPEPWQALGERLITSDTIFDLETLPKRLAVVGLGAIGTELGQALAWLGVEVHAFGRDDRVAGLDDEPVNQTAFEALGQSMTLHTGHDVEVEATNSGVLLSFGEQQYEFDALLAAVGRRPNIEDLNLDALGLPLQDNGLPAIDPQRLRAGDTPVYFAGDVNGIRPLMHEAADEGRIAVYHALHPDTECLQRRTALGIVFTEPQIAQVGVGFDELPDDALIGEADFSDQGRALILAQDHGLLRVYADANGQLLGAQMAIPGAEHLAHELAWLIQQNLDVETALQLPYYHPVLEEGLRSALQGIRRQLNADRRHPDLPLCGEEDDPLAGAVAPPGPGDE; translated from the coding sequence ATGGCCGAACATTATCGCCTGATCATCCTCGGCGCCGGCACCGCCGGGCTGGTGGCCTGGAAGGAAGCCAGCCGCCATACCGATCAACTGCTGCTCATTGATCCCGGTCCGCTGGGCACCACCTGCGCCCGGGTCGGCTGCATGCCCTCCAAGGTGCTGTTGCAGGTGGCCAGGGAGTTTCATACCGGGCGTCGCCTGGCCGAACGCGGATTAACCCGGGATACGCCGCCGGTCCCCGACGGCGCGGCGGTGATGCAATATGTCCGCCGCCTGCGGGATCGTTTCACCCGCGGCCCGATCAACCTGGTCGAGAAACTGGGCGAGCGTTACATAGAAGGCCAGCCCCGCTTTATTGCTCCCGATACCCTGGAAGTGGACGGTCGGCAGCTCAGCGCCGATACCATTATCGTCGCCACCGGCACCCGCCCGGTCGCCCCCGAACCCTGGCAGGCACTGGGCGAGCGACTCATCACCAGCGACACGATCTTTGATCTTGAGACCCTGCCCAAACGCCTGGCGGTGGTGGGGCTGGGTGCCATCGGCACCGAACTGGGGCAGGCGCTGGCCTGGCTCGGTGTCGAGGTCCATGCCTTCGGCCGTGACGACCGTGTGGCGGGACTGGACGATGAGCCCGTCAACCAGACCGCCTTCGAGGCACTCGGTCAATCGATGACCCTGCATACCGGGCACGATGTCGAGGTCGAAGCGACGAACAGCGGCGTGTTACTCAGCTTTGGCGAACAGCAGTATGAATTCGACGCCCTGCTGGCCGCCGTCGGCCGCCGGCCCAATATCGAGGATCTGAACCTCGACGCCCTGGGCCTGCCCCTGCAGGACAACGGCCTGCCGGCGATCGATCCGCAACGCCTGCGCGCGGGCGACACGCCGGTCTATTTCGCCGGCGACGTCAACGGCATCCGGCCGCTGATGCACGAAGCCGCCGACGAGGGACGGATTGCCGTGTACCACGCCCTGCATCCCGACACCGAGTGCCTGCAACGGCGCACCGCGCTGGGCATCGTCTTCACCGAACCGCAGATCGCCCAGGTCGGTGTCGGCTTTGACGAACTCCCCGACGATGCCCTGATCGGTGAAGCCGATTTCAGCGATCAGGGTCGCGCGCTGATCCTGGCTCAGGATCACGGCCTGTTGCGGGTCTATGCCGATGCCAACGGCCAATTGCTCGGCGCGCAAATGGCCATCCCCGGCGCCGAACACCTCGCCCACGAACTGGCCTGGCTGATCCAGCAAAACCTCGATGTCGAAACCGCGCTGCAACTGCCCTATTACCACCCGGTTCTGGAAGAAGGATTGCGCTCGGCGTTGCAAGGTATCCGCCGCCAGCTCAACGCCGACCGGCGGCATCCCGATCTGCCCTTGTGCGGAGAAGAAGACGATCCATTGGCTGGCGCGGTCGCGCCGCCAGGGCCGGGGGACGAGTAA
- the recQ gene encoding DNA helicase RecQ, producing the protein MSSTPQTTNTDNMDDPADILRTIFGYEQFRPPQDEVIETLIAGRDALVLMPTGGGKSLCYQIPAIARPGVGIIVSPLIALMQDQVAALTQAGVCAAYVNSSLSAEEAARVEAQMQRGELDLVYVAPERLLTERFLARLDQTPLALFAIDEAHCVSQWGHDFRPEYIQLSLLAERYPTIPRIALTATADELTRQEIVSRLQLQQARQFISSFDRPNIRYRINQRGNAREELLRFIQEQHPGQSGIVYCLSRKKVEATAEWLGNRGLTALPYHAGLGSELRQHHQHRFQNEEAVIIVATIAFGMGIDKPDVRFVAHLNLPKSIEAYYQETGRAGRDGLPADAWMAYGLEDVITLRQMVEQSEANEARKRIERHKLEAMLGLCETTACRRQALLRYFDEPRDEPCGNCDTCLTPPQTVDATETARKALSCVYRTGQRFGVTYQIDILLGKSDPRIERHGHDQLQLFGAGKERNVTEWRGIFRQLIALGYLQVDVGGHGSLRLAESCRPLLRGEQSLHLRVEQKSTRKRRAARGGSEPASDPDKQLFEALRALRRQLAETQGVPPYVVFHDATLMELVERRPQTLEQLADIAGLGERKIAAYGQAVLDLLAQHRNPPSERSDTVDETLRLLREGHDAAEIARQRGLTESTIYTHFARALEQGDVQLHDVIRLSEEQLNTIRAAFDLAGASGRLKDVFDALEGEFNYGILRCVGAVYGNPARPGTRAAAEESA; encoded by the coding sequence ATGTCATCCACCCCGCAAACAACAAATACGGACAACATGGACGACCCGGCCGACATACTCAGGACGATCTTCGGCTACGAACAGTTTCGCCCGCCGCAGGACGAGGTCATCGAGACCCTGATTGCGGGGCGCGATGCACTGGTGCTGATGCCCACCGGCGGGGGTAAATCCCTCTGTTACCAGATCCCGGCCATCGCCCGTCCCGGGGTGGGTATTATCGTCTCCCCGCTCATCGCCCTGATGCAGGATCAGGTCGCGGCATTAACCCAGGCCGGGGTGTGCGCGGCCTATGTCAACTCCAGCCTGAGCGCGGAAGAGGCCGCCCGGGTCGAGGCGCAGATGCAACGCGGGGAACTGGATCTGGTGTATGTCGCGCCCGAACGGCTGCTGACCGAGCGCTTTCTGGCCCGACTCGATCAGACTCCGCTGGCGCTGTTCGCCATCGACGAGGCGCATTGTGTGTCGCAATGGGGTCATGACTTTCGGCCCGAATACATCCAGTTATCCTTGCTGGCCGAACGCTATCCCACCATTCCGCGCATCGCCCTGACCGCTACCGCCGATGAGCTGACCCGCCAGGAGATCGTCAGCCGCCTGCAACTGCAACAGGCAAGGCAGTTCATCAGCAGTTTCGATCGACCCAATATCCGCTATCGCATCAATCAGCGCGGCAATGCCCGTGAGGAACTGTTGCGGTTTATCCAGGAACAGCATCCCGGTCAATCGGGCATTGTCTATTGCCTGAGCCGCAAGAAGGTCGAGGCCACCGCCGAATGGCTCGGCAATCGGGGCCTGACCGCGCTGCCCTATCATGCCGGGCTCGGCAGTGAGTTACGTCAGCATCACCAGCACCGCTTTCAAAACGAGGAGGCGGTGATCATCGTCGCTACCATCGCCTTTGGTATGGGCATCGACAAACCGGATGTGCGCTTTGTCGCGCATCTGAATCTGCCAAAGAGTATCGAAGCTTATTATCAGGAGACTGGCCGCGCCGGACGCGACGGCCTGCCCGCCGATGCCTGGATGGCCTACGGGCTGGAGGATGTGATCACCCTGCGCCAGATGGTCGAGCAGTCCGAGGCCAACGAGGCGCGCAAGCGGATCGAACGGCACAAACTCGAAGCCATGCTCGGCCTGTGCGAAACCACCGCCTGCCGCCGCCAGGCGCTGTTGCGCTATTTCGACGAACCCCGCGACGAACCCTGCGGCAACTGCGACACCTGCCTCACCCCGCCGCAAACGGTGGATGCCACCGAGACCGCGCGCAAGGCCCTTTCCTGCGTCTATCGCACCGGCCAGCGCTTCGGCGTGACCTACCAGATCGATATCCTGCTGGGCAAAAGCGATCCCCGCATCGAACGCCACGGCCACGATCAACTCCAGCTGTTCGGCGCCGGCAAGGAACGCAATGTCACCGAATGGCGCGGCATCTTCCGCCAGCTCATCGCGCTCGGTTATCTGCAGGTCGATGTCGGCGGCCACGGCAGTCTGCGCCTGGCCGAGAGCTGCCGGCCGTTACTGCGTGGCGAACAGAGCCTGCACTTGCGTGTCGAACAAAAATCCACGCGTAAACGCCGCGCCGCACGGGGCGGCAGCGAACCGGCCAGCGATCCCGACAAACAACTGTTCGAAGCCCTGCGCGCCCTGCGCCGGCAACTGGCCGAAACCCAGGGCGTGCCGCCCTACGTCGTGTTCCACGACGCCACGCTAATGGAACTGGTCGAACGGCGACCGCAAACCCTGGAACAACTGGCTGACATCGCCGGCCTGGGCGAGCGCAAGATCGCCGCCTACGGCCAGGCGGTGCTGGATCTGCTGGCGCAACATCGCAACCCACCGAGCGAGCGATCCGACACCGTGGACGAAACCCTGCGCCTGCTGCGCGAGGGCCACGACGCCGCCGAAATCGCCCGCCAGCGCGGCCTGACCGAAAGCACCATCTACACCCACTTCGCCCGCGCCCTGGAACAGGGCGACGTGCAACTGCACGACGTCATCAGACTCAGCGAAGAACAACTGAACACCATCCGCGCGGCGTTCGATCTGGCCGGCGCCAGCGGCCGACTCAAGGATGTCTTCGATGCCCTCGAGGGTGAGTTCAACTACGGGATTTTACGTTGCGTGGGCGCGGTTTATGGCAACCCCGCCCGGCCCGGAACCAGGGCGGCAGCCGAGGAGTCCGCCTGA
- a CDS encoding Fur family transcriptional regulator: MDKKPTHSLSDAEVSSQLRAHGVTPTQQRVDIARILFAQPQHLSAEQVLSVVNCDGQVVSKATIYNTLNLFARKGLVREVIVDPSKVFYDSNVSDHHHFYNVDSGELMDIDSQELKLDQLPTLPDGTEADGVDIIIRVRSRA, encoded by the coding sequence ATGGATAAAAAACCGACACATTCGCTCAGTGATGCCGAGGTGAGCAGCCAGTTGCGGGCGCACGGTGTGACGCCCACCCAGCAACGGGTCGATATTGCCCGCATTCTGTTTGCCCAGCCGCAACACCTGTCGGCCGAGCAGGTGCTGTCCGTCGTCAACTGTGACGGTCAGGTGGTCTCCAAGGCGACCATCTATAACACGCTCAACCTGTTTGCCCGCAAGGGGCTGGTGCGCGAGGTGATCGTCGATCCGAGCAAGGTGTTTTACGACTCCAACGTCAGCGACCACCATCATTTCTATAACGTCGATTCCGGCGAGTTGATGGACATCGACTCGCAAGAGCTCAAACTGGATCAGCTGCCAACGCTGCCCGACGGGACCGAAGCCGACGGCGTGGATATCATCATCCGGGTCCGTAGTCGGGCCTGA